The Hymenobacter sp. 5317J-9 genome has a window encoding:
- a CDS encoding helix-hairpin-helix domain-containing protein, producing MRNGLAGLVVGSALLLSHALQAQDYVRRPPDLDRLTQELFAEIQSDEVPYEDLYETLLQYYQTPINLNTATREELRGLLLLNENQITTLLRHREVNGDLLSVYELQSIEGYDLRTISRILPFVTVQSSNANASRGTLWQRIAKEDNNALYLRYERVLPERQGYTPPTIYQGQPTTRYLGSPDKMLIRYRVSHTKDFSLGFSMEKDAGEQFIWNPQKGQFGADYVSAHFLIQERGRLKTLALGDYQLQFGQGLLLSSGLGVGKGAETITTLRRSSLGVRAYSSLLENTFFRGGAATVQVAPTVQATAFVSRKNVDANLQQSIDSLAQFDEFTSGLLYTGFHRTASELANRHQLQETIGGGNVGYTSRDGNLAIGATGVFTHYGTAILKRPEVYNRFEFSGKENLALSINYSYVYRNFLLFGETARSTGGGLGTVNGLLASLGPQVDAALLVRHYDPTFHTLYGNAFSENTRNINETGVYIGLKVRPIAQWEISAYYDQYRFPWLRYRASAPTDGHDALIRVAYSPTKTSLLYVQARQRLKPRDLATDDLTNLAANRVLPLPGEQLRQSLLVYYNTDISPALSLRTRLQTSRLRDDTNLAWRSGYALAQDVSYQLNRSLKLTARYSLFDADDYDTRQYVYEQDVLLAVSIPPLYGQGTRIYGIAEIRLNRSMTLWLRYAETRYRHQDTIGSGLETIQGQLRNEVKAQLRVKF from the coding sequence ATGCGAAACGGGCTGGCCGGCTTGGTAGTTGGCAGCGCCTTGCTGCTAAGTCATGCGCTGCAAGCGCAGGACTATGTGCGCCGCCCGCCCGATTTGGACCGCCTCACGCAGGAGCTGTTCGCCGAAATTCAGTCGGACGAGGTACCGTACGAGGACCTGTACGAAACCCTGCTGCAGTATTACCAGACGCCAATCAACCTGAACACGGCCACTCGCGAAGAGCTGCGCGGCCTGCTGCTGCTCAACGAAAACCAGATAACCACGCTGCTGCGCCACCGCGAAGTGAACGGCGACCTGCTGAGTGTGTATGAGCTGCAAAGCATAGAAGGCTACGACCTGCGCACCATCAGCCGCATTCTGCCCTTTGTGACGGTGCAAAGCAGCAACGCCAACGCCAGCCGCGGCACGCTGTGGCAGCGCATTGCCAAGGAGGACAACAACGCCCTGTACCTGCGCTACGAGCGGGTGCTGCCCGAGCGCCAGGGCTATACGCCGCCCACCATCTACCAGGGGCAGCCCACCACGCGCTACCTCGGCTCGCCCGACAAGATGCTCATTCGTTACCGCGTGAGCCACACCAAGGACTTCAGCCTGGGCTTTTCGATGGAAAAGGACGCCGGCGAGCAGTTCATCTGGAACCCCCAGAAGGGGCAGTTTGGCGCCGACTACGTGTCGGCGCACTTCCTGATTCAGGAGCGGGGACGGCTGAAAACGCTGGCCCTGGGCGACTACCAGCTGCAGTTTGGGCAGGGGCTGCTGCTGTCGTCGGGCCTGGGCGTGGGCAAGGGCGCCGAAACCATCACCACGCTGCGGCGCTCGTCGCTGGGCGTGCGGGCGTACTCGTCGCTGCTCGAAAACACGTTTTTCCGGGGCGGGGCGGCCACGGTGCAGGTGGCTCCCACGGTGCAGGCCACGGCCTTTGTGTCGCGTAAGAATGTGGACGCCAACCTGCAGCAAAGCATTGATTCGCTGGCGCAGTTTGATGAATTTACGTCGGGGCTGCTCTACACGGGCTTTCACCGCACGGCCTCGGAGCTGGCCAACCGGCACCAGCTGCAGGAAACCATTGGGGGCGGCAACGTGGGCTACACCAGCCGCGACGGCAACCTGGCCATCGGGGCCACGGGCGTGTTCACGCACTACGGCACGGCCATCCTCAAGCGGCCGGAAGTGTACAACCGCTTCGAGTTCAGCGGCAAGGAAAACCTGGCCCTGAGCATCAACTACAGCTATGTGTACCGCAACTTCCTGCTGTTTGGCGAAACGGCGCGCAGCACCGGCGGCGGCCTGGGCACCGTGAACGGCCTGCTGGCCAGCCTTGGCCCGCAGGTAGACGCGGCCCTGCTGGTGCGGCACTATGACCCCACTTTCCACACCCTCTACGGCAACGCTTTCAGCGAAAATACCCGCAACATCAACGAAACCGGCGTCTACATCGGCCTGAAAGTGCGGCCCATTGCGCAGTGGGAAATATCGGCCTATTACGACCAGTACCGCTTCCCGTGGCTGCGCTACCGGGCCAGCGCCCCCACCGACGGCCACGACGCCCTCATTCGCGTGGCCTATTCGCCCACCAAAACCAGCCTGCTCTACGTGCAGGCCCGCCAGCGCCTCAAGCCCCGCGACCTGGCCACCGACGACCTCACCAACTTGGCTGCCAACCGCGTGCTGCCGCTGCCGGGTGAACAGCTCCGCCAAAGCCTGCTGGTGTACTACAACACCGACATCAGCCCAGCCCTCAGCCTGCGCACGCGCCTGCAAACCTCCCGCCTGCGCGACGACACCAACCTGGCCTGGCGTAGCGGCTACGCCCTGGCCCAGGACGTGAGCTACCAGCTCAACCGCAGCCTCAAGCTCACGGCCCGCTACTCGCTCTTCGACGCCGACGACTACGACACCCGTCAGTACGTGTATGAGCAAGACGTGCTGCTGGCCGTGTCCATTCCGCCCCTCTACGGCCAGGGCACGCGCATCTACGGCATTGCCGAAATCCGTCTCAACCGCAGCATGACCCTTTGGCTGCGCTACGCCGAAACCCGCTACCGCCACCAGGATACCATCGGCAGCGGCCTGGAAACCATTCAGGGCCAGCTGCGAAATGAGGTGAAGGCGCAGCTGCGGGTGAAATTTTGA